The genomic window CTGGACTTCGACGCCTACACCGACGCCAGTCAGCCGATCTTCTACGTGGTTCGAAGCCTCGAACTCTTGGAGGATTTCCAGCAGTTCGGCGAATACCTCACCACCAACCCGGTCTTCGCCATTCAGTACCTCATCAGCCTGGAGCTGTTCGATTTCCCGCTGCACATCGCCGAAGTCGTTCCCTACCTTGCCAGCCAGTCGGCGGTGTTGGCGGTCGGATTGGGCGCAGCGGTGGCCCCGGTGGGGGCCGTCGGCGGCTTGGCCGGACTCGCCGGGCTGGCGGCCTTTCCCCAGCCCGTGGTCGCTGCACCACCGTTGGTACCGGCCCCACCACCTGACCTGTTGTCCGCCGCGGGGCTGGCGCCCACCGGCATCGCGGCCGCTGGCGCCGCTGCGCCCGCCCCCGCACCAACGCCCACCGCGAGCAGCGTCGCCGGCTCCGCACCACCCACACCGCCTCCCACAGCAGCGGGGGGAGCGGCTTTCACCCCGCCCTTCGCGGTCGGACCGCCGGGTATCGGGTTCGGCTCGGGAATGAGCAGCAGCGCCAACGCCAGCGCCAGCGCCAAAAAGAAAGCGCCGCAACCCGATAGCGCGGCCGCGGCGGTCGCGGCGGCCGCGCGCGAACAAGCACGGGCGCGGCGCCGCCGACGCGCCACCCAACGCGGCTTCGGCGACGAGTTCATGGACATGAACGTCGGCGTCGACCCCGACTGGACAGCACCGAAGGATCCAGAGCCGACATTGTCTTCCGACCACGGCGCCGGCGAATTCGGGTTCGCCGGCACGGCAAGCAAGGAGTCGACTGCGCAGCCGTCGGGGTTGACCACACTGGCGCAGGACGACTTCGGTGGGGGCCCGAGTATGCCGATGATGCCCCAAACCTGGGATCAGTAGCGGGCTCGTCTCGGTGCTTGTCTGCGGTGTCTGCGTGCTACCGTCGCTGTCGATAGCGCCTAGGGTTCCGACGTCACCCGCGTGCCTGGTCCAAGCGGCGCCACCGCACCCGCGGATCGGGTGCGGTCATCTGACCGGATAAAAGCCTGGCGGATCTCCGGCGGCGTGCCGCGCGCCGCCGAGAAGGTCCGCCATGTCTGCTCTTGCAGTCCTTTTTCTCCTCGCCCTGGCCGCCGGCGTCCTGGGTGGCCTCATCGGCACCGGATCGTCGTTGGTGCTGCTGCCGACATTGGTGATGATGTACGGGCCCCGCGTTGCCGTACCGGTCATGGCGATTGCGGCGGTGCTGGCCAACGTGGCCCGCGTCGCGGCCTGGTGGCGACACATCAGGTGGCGGCCGGTGCTGGCCTACGCCATCCCGGGCCTGCCCGCCGCGGCCGTCGGCGCCCACACCTTGCTGACCATTCCGCAAGCCGTCGTCGATGGGTCGCTCGGCGTCTTCTTCTTCGCCATGGTTCCGGTGCGCAGGATCATCGCCACGCGGCAATGGCGGGTCCGCCCCTGGCAGTTGTCGGTCGCCGGTGCCGTCGTCGGCTTCCTCACCGGGATGATTCTGTCGACCGGGCCACTCAGCGTCCCCGTCTTCACCGGATACGGGCTGTCCGGCGGGGCGTTCCTGGGCACCGAAGCCGCCAGCTCGCTGGTGCTCTACGCGGGCAAGATGGCCACCTTCGGCCAACTCGGGGCACTGCCGCCCGTGGTTCTGGTGCGGGGCCTGGCGATCGGAACCGCGCTGATGATCGGCCCGTTCCTGGCCCGCCCGGTCGTGCGGCGGCTGGGTCCCCGCACCTTCGCGCTGGTGATCGACGTCGTCCTGGTCGTCGCGGGCGCCGGGATGTTCGTCGCCATCGGCACTGGGTGACACCTGCCCATTGCCATGATGGTGGGGTGGAACTCTACGACGTCATGCGCACCACGGCAGCGGTCCGGCAGTTCACCGACGACCCGCTGCCCGATGAGACCCTGCACCGCATCCTGGACAACGCGCGCTTTGCTCCCACCGGCGGCAATCGGCAGGGCGTTCGGGTGATCGCCGTGCGCGACATGGGGACTCGTGCCACGCTCGCCGAGTTGACCATCCCGGGCGCCCAGCGGTACCTGGCCCAGGCTCAGCATGGCGAGTCGCCGTGGAACCCGTTGTCCCCGTGCGGAGTCGACGCGCAGACGATCGCGGCCACCGACGGAAGCTCGTTCGGCAAGCCGGTCCTCGAGGCCCAAGTGGTGCTCGTCTTCTGCCTTGACCTCAGCGTCGCCGCGGCGCTGGATCAAGACCTCGACCGTATCGGGGTGATCAGCGGTGCGTCGGTGTATCCGTTCGTGTGGAACGTGCTGCTGGCCGCCCGCAACGAGGGTTTCGGCGGTGTGCTGACCACGATGGTGGTAGCCCGCGAACCCGCGGTGAAGGAGCTGCTCAACATCCCCGAGCAGTTCGCCGTCGCGGCCGTCGTCCCGCTGGGCAAGCCGGTGCGCCAAGTCAAGAAGCTGACCCGCAAACCGCTGCGCGAGATCGCGACCAGGGAGTCCTTCGACGGTCCGCCGCTGTGAAGGTCAGCCCTTGACGAGGGTGAACTGCGCGACGTCGGTGTAGCCCTCGCGGAACAGCTCGGCGCAGCCGGTCAGGTACTTCATGTACCGGTCGTAGACCTCTTCGGATTGCACGGCGATGGCTTCGTCGCGGCGCGCCTGCAGCGCCTCGGCCCAGGTGTCCAGGGTGCGTGCGTAGTGCAGCCGCAGCTGCTGCACCCGGGTGACGTCGAAGCCGGCCCGCTGCGCATGGTCCACCACGACATTGGCGCCGGGCAGATCTCCGCCCGGGAAGATCTCGTCCATGATGAACTTCATGAACCGGATCTTGGTCATGGTGATGGGCAGACCGCGTTCGGCGAATTCCTCGTCGCTGGGCTTGATGATGGTGTGCAGCAGCATCGCGCCGTCGGCGGGCAGCGCCTCGTAGGCCGTCTTGAAGAAGTCGGCGTAGCGGTCGCGCCCGAAGTGCTCGAAGGCGCCGATGGACACGATGCGATCCACCTGCCCGTCGAACTGCTCCCAGCCCTGCAGCAGCACCCGCTTGTCACGCGTGCTGGGGTGGGCGTCGAACAGTTGCTGCACGTGGGCGTGCTGATTGCGGCTCAAGGTCAGGCCGACGACGTTGACGTCGTAGCGCTCGAGCGCTCGCCGCAACGTGGCGCCCCAGCCGCAGCCGATGTCGAGCAGCGTCATGCCCGGCTCCAGCCCCAGCTTGCCCAGCGCCAGGTCGATCTTGGCCAGCTGCGCCTCTTCGAGCGTCATGTCGTCGCGTTCGAAGTAGGCGCAGCTGTAGGTCCGCGTCGGGTCCAGGAAGAGCGCGAAGAAGTCGTCCGATAGGTCGTAGTGCGCCTGGACGTCTTCGAAATGCGGCTTCAAGCCGGCGTTGTCACTGGGTTGATCGGGCAAAGCGCAGCCTTCGGACGTCGATGGGTGGGTGTTTTCGGGCCGAACCGTAACATTCGGCGGCCGCCGTGCGGGCCGCGGCCCACGCATACCCGGCCGGTTCTGGCAACATAACCGTTCGGTGAGCGCTCCCCGAACCGAATCCGCAGACCCGCTGATCGTCGGCGTCGTGGCCACCGCGGTCAGTCTGTGCGGCGCGGCTCGTCCCTCGTTCTGGTACGACGAGGCCGCCACCATCTCGGCGTCTTACAGCCGATCTCTCGGTCAGTTGTGGCACATGCTGGGCAACGTCGACGCCGTGCACGGGCTGTACTACCTGCTGATGTACGGCTGGTTCCGGGTCTTCCCGCCCACCGAATTCTTTTCCCGCTTACCCAGCGCGCTGGCCGTCGGCGGTGCGGCCGCGGGTGTGGTGGTGCTGGGCCGGCAGTTCTCGTCGCGCACCGTCGCGGTCACGTCCGGCGTGTTCTGCGCGATACTGCCGCGTTCGACCTGGGCCGGCATCGAAGCGCGTCCCTCGGCCCTGTCGATGCTGGCCGCGGCGTGGTTGACCGTGCTGCTGGTACGCGCCGCACGTCGCGATGACGCGAAGTCATGGCTGCCTTATGGCGTGGCTGCGGCGATGTCGGTGGCGCTCGACACCTACCTGGTGTTGTTGCCGGTGGCGTATGGCGCCTATCTCGGCCTCTTCCATCGGCGGGTGTGGTGGCGTTTCGCGCTCGCGTCGGTGGCGGCCGTGTGCGCCTTGACGCCGTTCTTGCTGACGGTCGTCGGACAGGTGAATCAAATCCGATGGATCAGCCCCATCGGTGACCGGACCATCGAGGACGTAGTCATTCAGCAGTACTTTGAGCGCAGCCCGTCGTTCGCGGTGTTCTCGGTCCTGGTGGCGGCAGGTGCACTCGTGCTGTGGCTCACCCGATATGTCCCGCTGCAGCAGGCGCAGCGGGAATTGTTGACTCTCGCGGCGGCCTGGCTGGTCATGCCGACGGCGCTCATCATCGCGTACTCCGCGCTGGTCCACCCCATCTACACGCCGCGCTACCTGTCCTTCACCGTGCCGGCGGTCGCCCTCGTGCTCGGTGTATGCGTGGCGGCGCTGCCCCTCAAGCCGTGGGCGGTGGCGGCGGTCCTCGCCCTTTTCGCCGTCGCCGCGGTGCCGACTTACCTTGGCGCGCAACGCAACCCGTATGCCAAGTACGGAATGGACTACAGCCAAGTGGCCGATGTGATCACCGCGCATGCAGCTCCCGGGGACTGCCTGCTGGTCAACGACACTGTGACGTTCATGCCTGCGCCGATGCGGCCGTTGCTGGCGGCGCGTCCCGATGCATATCGCAAGCTCAACGACCTGACCCTGTGGCAGCGCGCCATCGACCGCAACGACGTCTTCGACACCAACCTGATCCCCGAAGTCGTCGCCGAACCGCTGAGCCACTGCAAGGTGGTGTGGATCATCACCCAGGCCGACGCGTCCCGGCCCGCGCACGAGCAGGGTGTGGCGCTGCCGCCCGGGGACCGCTACGGAGTCACTCCGGCCTTCGCGGTGCCGCACGACTTGGGCTTCCGGTTGACCGAACGCTGGCAGTTCAACCTGGTTCAGGTCATCCAAGGGGTGCGATAAGCGCTACCAGACGCGGATGTAGTCGACCAGCATGCTGGCGGGGAACCGCCCGGCGGCCGGGTCGCCGGCGCCGACGCCGCCGACCGCGAGGGTGAACATCGGCGACAGCCAGTAGCCGGGGTTGTTGAACGGCCAGCGGAAATCGTCGGGCGCGCCGCCGGCGACGTGAATGGGCTTGGGCGGCACGCTGAAGTACTGGGCGCCGTCGCGGGAGAATTTGAAGCCGCTTTCATCCCAGCGCATCTGCCAGGTGTGCCAGCCGCCGTCGACCAGACCCGGGATGGACTTGCCTTCCCACGTCTTGCCGTTGGAAGCCGCGTGGACCGTGGTTCCCGGCGGCCACTGGCCGTTGCCGTACCACTCGAAGATGTCGACCTCACCGTCGGGCAGCGGGTCCTCGTTGACCGCCCAGAACGAGGGCCACAGGCCGGGGCTCAAGCAGTCCAGCTTGATCCGCGCCTCCCAGGTGGTGTTGATCATGCCGCGCCAGTTGCCGCGCAGTTTGCCGGTGTAGTAGCTGCCCATCTCCTGGGTGGCCATCAGCACCAGGTTGGAGTTGCCGTCCTGGAAAACATTGCGGCGATCGTCGCGGTAGATGCCGTCGACCGGCGGGAACACGTCGTCCTGCCAGCTCTGCACCGTCCACTTGCCCGGATCGGGCGCCGAACCCGCCGGGCCGTCGAATTCGTCCTGGAAGATGTAGGGGCCGCCGGCGCCCGCGGACGGGGCTTGTGGAGGTGCCGGGTGGGCCTGGGCTTCCGGAACGCGAAGCGCGGCTGCGGCCGCCAGCATGCCGAGCCCCGTGCTCAGCAACATGCTGCGACGATCCATCTGACACCACCAATCTCTCGAGCACGGGCATCAGCCCCGGTGCGATACCCGTAAGGCACTTCGCAAACGGTGTTATGAAACCACGCGCATGCCGCGAACGCACCTCTGGTCAAAGCAAGTCGCCGCGATTCTTTCAGAGCGGCGCTACATCACCGCAATGTGGTGCGCCTGATTGCCGCCGCTGCGTTTGGCCGCATACATCGCGCTGTCGGCGCGCGCGATCAGTTCGTCGACGGGGTTCACGCCATTGCTCCTGCTCAGCTGGTGTAGCTGGGCGCTGGCAGTGCCGATGCTGGCGGTGATGGCCGGGTCCAGTTGTGCCACCGCCGCGCAGAACCGGTCGGCCAGCGGCCGCAGGTCGGAGTCCTCGGCCGTCAAGGCCACCAGGAACTCCTCGCCGCCGGCTCGGCAGATCGCCGCGTCGGCCGGGGTGTGCTCCCGCAAGAGTTCGGCGACCGCCCGCAGCGTGCAGTCGCCGATCGAATGGCCGTGCGTGTCGTTGATGCGCTTGAAGTTGTCGAGGTCGACCATCACTACCGCCAGGTGCGTGTGTGCCGCCGGTGCGCTGCCGACGCGATCGGTGACGGCGTCGGTGAATGCGCGCCGATTCAGCAGGCCGGTGAGGGGATCCTGTTCGGAGCGCTGAGCGTAGGTGCCGATGGCCTGGGACATCGCTCCGACCGCCATCGGCACCGACAAATTCAGGAACCAGATCAACCAGAACGCCGTGATGGCGGACTGGATGTCGGCCTCGTGAGCCAGCCGCAGCACCGCCACGGTGGTCCCCGCGACGGCAATCGCGCCGTTGATCAGCAGCGGTCTGGAGCTGTGGAAGAAAGCGATATAGCCGCCGGTGATCGCGGCCGCCGTGCACGTCAGGGCGGCGACCGCCGCGGTGGGTTGGACCAGGCTCCACGCGCCGATAGCCACGACGCCGAGCAGCGCTGCACCCTCGGACTGCCGACGCGTCGGCCAACGCATCAGCCAGAAGAACGTCAGGGCGACCGTGAAGGCCCCGCCCACCACGCCGACGACGACCGAGCCGGTACTGGGGTGGCGCATCGCCGCCAAGCTGGTCAACGGGACCATCGCCGAGGACGCGGCGACGACGGCCATGATCCGTTGTGCCGCACGCAGAAGTCCGCGTTGGCGCAGGAAGATGGTCTTCAGCTCGTACTGGTCGGGCTGATTCCACCACTGCGTTAGCCGTGACACCGCACGCTGCCTCTAGGTGCCGCTGTTACAGCGTGCCGAAGACTCGCCGCCCGTCATGATGAGGCGCATCGCTTACCTTCGCTGGGTCGAATCGTTTCTAGGTGTGCTCCCGAGGCGACTTATTATTGCTTGCCGTCCAGCAATATACGCAAATCTAGCTGTCGACCGTGTATCCCATGGGCATCAGCACACTCTTCTGCTGCGTGAAGTGCTCGACACCCTCGGGGCCGTTCTCCCGACCGATCCCGGAATTCTTGTAGCCACCGAACGGACAGCACGGGTCGAAGGCATACCAGTTGATCGCGTACGTCCCGGTCCGGATCTTCTCCGAAATCTCGATGCCCTTGGACACGTCGGTGGTCCACACACTGCCGGCCAGGCCGTACGCGGAGTCGTTGGCGATCTTGATCGCGTCGTCCTCGGTGTCATAGGGGATGATGCTCAGCACCGGCCCGAAGATCTCCTCCTGCGCGATGGTCATCTTGTTGTCGACGTCGGCGAAGACGGTTGGCTGCACGAAGAAGCCGGAATCCAGCCCCTCGGGGCGGCCGCCGCCGCACACCAGCCGCGCGCCCTCCTCGACGCCCTTGGCGATGTAGCCCTCGACGCGGGCGCGCTGCTTCTCCGAGATCAGCGAGCCGATCTGAGCGCCCGGGTCGGACGGCAGCCCCACCGGCAGCGCTTGCACGAAATTGCCTACGGCGTCCACGATTTCGTCGTACCGCGAGCGGGGCGCCAGGATCCGGGTCTGGGCCACGCAAGCCTGCCCGGTGTTCATGATCCCCGAGAACACCAGCATCGGGACGGCGGCGGCCAGGTCCACGTCGTCCAAGACGATGGCGGCTGATTTCCCGCCCAGCTCCAGGGTGCACGGCTTGAGCATGTCGGCGGCGCGACGCCCGATCTCCTTGCCGACGGCCGAGCTTCCGGTGAACGAGAAGATGTCGACGTCCGGGTTGGAGGTCAGCGCCTGGCCGGTCTCGATTCCACCGGGGACCACCGAGAGCACCCCCTCGGGCAGACCGGCCTCGGCGAACACCTCGGCCAACGCGTTGGCGCTCAACGGGGTCTCGGCTGCCGGCTTGAGCACCACGGTGCAACCGGCCAGCAGCGCCGGACCCAGCTTGTTGACGGCCAGGAACAGCGGGACGTTCCAGGCGACGATCGCGCCGACCACGCCGATCGGTTCGCGATGCACGATGCTCTGCCCGTACCCACCGGTGCGGACCTCACGCCACTTGACCTGTTCGACCGCGGGACCAGCGAAGAAGTTCAGCGCCCCGATCGAGCTCATCCAGTGCATGGTCTCGATGCCCATCGGCGGCTGGCCCGTTTCGCCGGCGAGCAACGCGGTGAAGTGGTCCTTGCGCTCTTCCATCAGCTTGAGCGCGTTGGCGATGACGGCCGCGCGCTCCTTCGGCGGCGTCGTCGGCCAGGGGCCGTTGTCGAAAGCGGCACGGGCCGCGGCGACGGCCGCGTCGACGTCGGCGGCGGCGGCCATCGGTACTTTGCCGACGTACTCGCCAGTGGCCGGGCAGTGCACCTCGATGACTTCATCCGTCGACGGCTCGGTCCACTTGCCGCCGATGAAAAGCTTGTCGTACTCCGTTGTAACGCTGGTAGTCATGCGCGCCACCCTACCCAAGGCGGAGCGATATTAGAACATGTTCCATTATCGCGGCCGGAGCACCAGCACCAGATTGCTCACCAGGAACTCGCGCAGCCCCGGCACCGAGGTCAGCCACCACGCCCATCGCGGGTGGTAGCGGGGGAATGCCGCGATTCCGGCGCCGGTGGCGGCGGCCCACTTCAGGCCGTCGGCGGCGGACACCGCAAACAACGACGACCCGTAGTTGTTCTTCGCCGGGCGACCGTGTTTGCGGGCATACCGGGCGGCGGCACGGGCGCCTCCCAGGTAATGCGTCAGGCCCATCTCGTGCCCGCCGAACGGTCCCAGCCAGACGGTGTAGGACAGCACCGCCAGGCCGCCGGGCTTGGTGACCCGCAGCATCTCGGCGCCCAGCCGCCACGGCCGCGGCACGTGCTCGGCGACGTTGGAGGACAAGCAGATGTCGACCGAGTCGTCGGCGAACGGCAGCGCCATGCCCGAGGCCCGCACGAACGCACCCGATCGGCGGTGCAGGGCCGGTCCGGCGGCGTGCATCTCCTCGGAGCTGGGTTCGGCGCCGATGTAGCCGACGCCGGCGTCAGCGAAAGCCGCCGCGAAGTAACCGGGGCCGCCGCCGACGTCGAGCAGAGTGCGGCCCGCCGGCGGTTCCCCATGGGTGGCCAGCCACAGGTCGCTGACCATCGCGGCGGTGTCGGCGGCCAGCGCACCATAAAAGCGCGCCGGGTCGGTCTGTTCGTAGCGGAACTCCGCGAGCAGTCGCACCGAGCGGGCCAGGGTGGCCCGGCGAGCGAAGATGTCGGTGGCGGCCACGCGCCACACCCTACGTCGCAGCATCGGCCGACTGTTCGTCCCATCGGTCGCATCGGTCACTTCAGCCCCGGGCTCGGGTGGTATCCGATGTGCCCACCTCACAGCGACAACTCGGCCCGCCCGTGCCCCACCTTCCGTCGTTGTCGCTCGGAGGCGGGCACAACGGACTATGCCTCTCGGCTAGCGACCAGAGTGACCGCTGTGACATCCGTGACGTCATGGCCGCGGGCGAGCAGCGCACGGCGACGCGCTCCGCCGCCGAGATAGGCTGGCGACCGATGTCTACTCTGCGCTCGGTGCTGCTGTTGTGCTGGCGCGACACCGGGCACCCGCAGGGCGGCGGCAGCGAAACGTACCTGCAGCGCATCGGGTCGCAACTGGCCGCATCCGGCGTCGCCGTCACCCTGCGCACCGCCCGCTACCCCGGCGCCGCGCGCCACGACGTGGTCGACGGGGTCCGGATCAGCCGCGCCGGGGGGCGCTACACCGTCTACATCTGGGCCCTGCTGGCCATGGCCGCCGCCCGGATCGGGCTGGGTCCACTGCGCCGGGTGCGCCCGGACGTCGTCGTCGACACCCAGAACGGCATCCCCTTCCTCGCCCGGCTGATCTACGGCAGCAAGGTGGTGGTGCTGGTGCATCACTGCCACCGAGAGCAGTGGCCGGTGGCCGGGCCGCTGCTCGGCCGGCTGGGCTGGTTCGTCGAGTCGCGGTTGTCACCTTTGGTGAACCGGCGCAACCAGTACGTGACCGTGTCGCTACCGTCGGCCCGGGACCTGGTCACCCTCGGCGTGGACAACGAGCGGATCGCCGTGGTGCGCAACGGTCTGGACGAGGCGCCGGCGCCGTCGTTGTCCGGGCCGCGCGCGGCCGCGCCGCGGATAGTGGTGTTGTCGCGGTTGGTGCCGCACAAGCAGATCGAAGACGCCCTGCAGGCGGTCGCCGAGCTCAGAGGACGCATACCGGCCCTGCACCTCGACATCGTCGGGGGTGGCTGGTGGCGTCAGCGTCTCGTCGAGCATGTGCACCGGCTCGGCATCTCTGATGCCGTCACGTTCCACGGCCACGTCGACGACGACGCCAAACACCAACTGCTGCAACGCGCCTGGGTGCATGTGCTGCCCTCGCGCAAGGAAGGCTGGGGACTAGCGGTCGTCGAGGCGGCCCAGCACAACGTCCCCACCATCGGCTACCGCAGCTCGGGTGGCCTGTCGGACTCGATCATCGACGGGGTCACCGGCATCCTGGTCGACGACCGCGCCGAGCTGGTGCAGCGCCTCGAAGAGCTGCTGTGCGATTCGGTGTTGCGTGAGCAGCTGGGCGCCAAGGCGCAGACGCGCAGCGGCGAATTCTCCTGGCGGCAAAGCGCCGACGCGATGTGCGGCGTGCTGCAGGCCGTGCAGGCCGGCCACGTCGTCAACGGCGTGGTCTGACCCGCGCCCGCCAGTCGGTGACCGCGGCACCGGCCGCGCCGAGCACCAGCAGCGCCACCCATGCCGCGTGCGCCAGCACCGTCGCGCGGCGCTGGCCGGCGGGCACCCCGGCGCCGTGTCCGCCGATCCGGTACAGGGCCAGCCCGCTGTCGCGGTACGCCGGTGACAATCCGGCCACGGTCCGTGGCGCGGCGCCCAGGTCGCCGGGACTGTCGGATTCGACGACCAGCCACGCCACCCCCGCCCGGGCCAGCGCGGCCGGCTCAGGGCCGCTGAGCAGCAACTCCTGCACGGCCCGGGCCTGCGCGCCCTCGCCGGGAACGGTGACCCCCGAGATGACCAAATCTCCGGTGGCCAGTACCTCGGCGTCCACCCAGCGCGGCAGCGGATCGAGCACCGGCGCGGGACCCGACCAGCCGAAGCGCCGCATGGTGCCGGTCGGCAGCACCGCGACCGGGCCTGGATTCGCATTGATCACCGCGGCGACCGCCGCCCAGCCGGGCGGGTAGTGCACGGTCGTCACCTTGCCCCACACCCCCCAGGCCAAGTCCGGCAACACCAGCACCAGCGCCACACCACACGCCGCCGCCGCCAGCGCGGGGCGCAGCCAGCGCCGCAGCGTCACCACCGCACCCGCGCCGGCCAGCGCGTAGCCGGGCACGGCCAACGCCACCCACTTCTGCCCGTCACGCAGCACCCCGAACCCGGGCGCCGCGT from Mycobacterium kubicae includes these protein-coding regions:
- a CDS encoding PPE family protein, with product MTAPIWMAAPPEVHSALLSTGPGAGSLLAAAGAWHELSAEYASVAQELSAALGTVQGGAWEGPSAESYAAAHVPYLAWLTQESANSAEAAIQHETMAAAYTSALAAMPTLPELAANHAVHGALVATNFFGINTIPIALNELQYVQMWIQAAVTMAIYQAQADAIGVLNQLQNSPGVPPILKQFLDGISDDTLAHDPTIDNPLDQAISQFLQNFGINWNPAEGTVNGLDFDAYTDASQPIFYVVRSLELLEDFQQFGEYLTTNPVFAIQYLISLELFDFPLHIAEVVPYLASQSAVLAVGLGAAVAPVGAVGGLAGLAGLAAFPQPVVAAPPLVPAPPPDLLSAAGLAPTGIAAAGAAAPAPAPTPTASSVAGSAPPTPPPTAAGGAAFTPPFAVGPPGIGFGSGMSSSANASASAKKKAPQPDSAAAAVAAAAREQARARRRRRATQRGFGDEFMDMNVGVDPDWTAPKDPEPTLSSDHGAGEFGFAGTASKESTAQPSGLTTLAQDDFGGGPSMPMMPQTWDQ
- a CDS encoding sulfite exporter TauE/SafE family protein, which produces MSALAVLFLLALAAGVLGGLIGTGSSLVLLPTLVMMYGPRVAVPVMAIAAVLANVARVAAWWRHIRWRPVLAYAIPGLPAAAVGAHTLLTIPQAVVDGSLGVFFFAMVPVRRIIATRQWRVRPWQLSVAGAVVGFLTGMILSTGPLSVPVFTGYGLSGGAFLGTEAASSLVLYAGKMATFGQLGALPPVVLVRGLAIGTALMIGPFLARPVVRRLGPRTFALVIDVVLVVAGAGMFVAIGTG
- a CDS encoding nitroreductase family protein, with translation MELYDVMRTTAAVRQFTDDPLPDETLHRILDNARFAPTGGNRQGVRVIAVRDMGTRATLAELTIPGAQRYLAQAQHGESPWNPLSPCGVDAQTIAATDGSSFGKPVLEAQVVLVFCLDLSVAAALDQDLDRIGVISGASVYPFVWNVLLAARNEGFGGVLTTMVVAREPAVKELLNIPEQFAVAAVVPLGKPVRQVKKLTRKPLREIATRESFDGPPL
- a CDS encoding cyclopropane mycolic acid synthase family methyltransferase, coding for MPDQPSDNAGLKPHFEDVQAHYDLSDDFFALFLDPTRTYSCAYFERDDMTLEEAQLAKIDLALGKLGLEPGMTLLDIGCGWGATLRRALERYDVNVVGLTLSRNQHAHVQQLFDAHPSTRDKRVLLQGWEQFDGQVDRIVSIGAFEHFGRDRYADFFKTAYEALPADGAMLLHTIIKPSDEEFAERGLPITMTKIRFMKFIMDEIFPGGDLPGANVVVDHAQRAGFDVTRVQQLRLHYARTLDTWAEALQARRDEAIAVQSEEVYDRYMKYLTGCAELFREGYTDVAQFTLVKG
- a CDS encoding glycosyltransferase family 39 protein, yielding MSAPRTESADPLIVGVVATAVSLCGAARPSFWYDEAATISASYSRSLGQLWHMLGNVDAVHGLYYLLMYGWFRVFPPTEFFSRLPSALAVGGAAAGVVVLGRQFSSRTVAVTSGVFCAILPRSTWAGIEARPSALSMLAAAWLTVLLVRAARRDDAKSWLPYGVAAAMSVALDTYLVLLPVAYGAYLGLFHRRVWWRFALASVAAVCALTPFLLTVVGQVNQIRWISPIGDRTIEDVVIQQYFERSPSFAVFSVLVAAGALVLWLTRYVPLQQAQRELLTLAAAWLVMPTALIIAYSALVHPIYTPRYLSFTVPAVALVLGVCVAALPLKPWAVAAVLALFAVAAVPTYLGAQRNPYAKYGMDYSQVADVITAHAAPGDCLLVNDTVTFMPAPMRPLLAARPDAYRKLNDLTLWQRAIDRNDVFDTNLIPEVVAEPLSHCKVVWIITQADASRPAHEQGVALPPGDRYGVTPAFAVPHDLGFRLTERWQFNLVQVIQGVR
- a CDS encoding glycoside hydrolase family 16 protein; this encodes MDRRSMLLSTGLGMLAAAAALRVPEAQAHPAPPQAPSAGAGGPYIFQDEFDGPAGSAPDPGKWTVQSWQDDVFPPVDGIYRDDRRNVFQDGNSNLVLMATQEMGSYYTGKLRGNWRGMINTTWEARIKLDCLSPGLWPSFWAVNEDPLPDGEVDIFEWYGNGQWPPGTTVHAASNGKTWEGKSIPGLVDGGWHTWQMRWDESGFKFSRDGAQYFSVPPKPIHVAGGAPDDFRWPFNNPGYWLSPMFTLAVGGVGAGDPAAGRFPASMLVDYIRVW
- a CDS encoding GGDEF domain-containing protein; protein product: MSRLTQWWNQPDQYELKTIFLRQRGLLRAAQRIMAVVAASSAMVPLTSLAAMRHPSTGSVVVGVVGGAFTVALTFFWLMRWPTRRQSEGAALLGVVAIGAWSLVQPTAAVAALTCTAAAITGGYIAFFHSSRPLLINGAIAVAGTTVAVLRLAHEADIQSAITAFWLIWFLNLSVPMAVGAMSQAIGTYAQRSEQDPLTGLLNRRAFTDAVTDRVGSAPAAHTHLAVVMVDLDNFKRINDTHGHSIGDCTLRAVAELLREHTPADAAICRAGGEEFLVALTAEDSDLRPLADRFCAAVAQLDPAITASIGTASAQLHQLSRSNGVNPVDELIARADSAMYAAKRSGGNQAHHIAVM
- a CDS encoding aldehyde dehydrogenase; its protein translation is MTTSVTTEYDKLFIGGKWTEPSTDEVIEVHCPATGEYVGKVPMAAAADVDAAVAAARAAFDNGPWPTTPPKERAAVIANALKLMEERKDHFTALLAGETGQPPMGIETMHWMSSIGALNFFAGPAVEQVKWREVRTGGYGQSIVHREPIGVVGAIVAWNVPLFLAVNKLGPALLAGCTVVLKPAAETPLSANALAEVFAEAGLPEGVLSVVPGGIETGQALTSNPDVDIFSFTGSSAVGKEIGRRAADMLKPCTLELGGKSAAIVLDDVDLAAAVPMLVFSGIMNTGQACVAQTRILAPRSRYDEIVDAVGNFVQALPVGLPSDPGAQIGSLISEKQRARVEGYIAKGVEEGARLVCGGGRPEGLDSGFFVQPTVFADVDNKMTIAQEEIFGPVLSIIPYDTEDDAIKIANDSAYGLAGSVWTTDVSKGIEISEKIRTGTYAINWYAFDPCCPFGGYKNSGIGRENGPEGVEHFTQQKSVLMPMGYTVDS
- a CDS encoding class I SAM-dependent methyltransferase — its product is MAATDIFARRATLARSVRLLAEFRYEQTDPARFYGALAADTAAMVSDLWLATHGEPPAGRTLLDVGGGPGYFAAAFADAGVGYIGAEPSSEEMHAAGPALHRRSGAFVRASGMALPFADDSVDICLSSNVAEHVPRPWRLGAEMLRVTKPGGLAVLSYTVWLGPFGGHEMGLTHYLGGARAAARYARKHGRPAKNNYGSSLFAVSAADGLKWAAATGAGIAAFPRYHPRWAWWLTSVPGLREFLVSNLVLVLRPR
- a CDS encoding glycosyltransferase family 4 protein, translating into MSTLRSVLLLCWRDTGHPQGGGSETYLQRIGSQLAASGVAVTLRTARYPGAARHDVVDGVRISRAGGRYTVYIWALLAMAAARIGLGPLRRVRPDVVVDTQNGIPFLARLIYGSKVVVLVHHCHREQWPVAGPLLGRLGWFVESRLSPLVNRRNQYVTVSLPSARDLVTLGVDNERIAVVRNGLDEAPAPSLSGPRAAAPRIVVLSRLVPHKQIEDALQAVAELRGRIPALHLDIVGGGWWRQRLVEHVHRLGISDAVTFHGHVDDDAKHQLLQRAWVHVLPSRKEGWGLAVVEAAQHNVPTIGYRSSGGLSDSIIDGVTGILVDDRAELVQRLEELLCDSVLREQLGAKAQTRSGEFSWRQSADAMCGVLQAVQAGHVVNGVV